The following proteins are encoded in a genomic region of Neomicrococcus aestuarii:
- a CDS encoding DUF305 domain-containing protein has protein sequence MKNTQKRLGALALIAVSGSLVLSACSTSTNQSMNHSSSGHMMGSSSSSSASGASSSTADFNMDDVMFTQMMIPHHQQAVEMSEIVLAKSGLSDEMTTLLNNIKNAQGPEIEKMEGWLEDWGQPSMMSSQSGHNMNMDGMVSDAGIQELKDANTQDASKLLLEQMIGHHEGAIEMAEDEVSGGQNKDVIALAQDIITSQKAEITQMKKMLAAMS, from the coding sequence ATGAAAAACACCCAGAAGCGCCTTGGCGCGCTTGCACTTATTGCCGTCTCCGGTTCGCTGGTGTTGAGCGCTTGTTCCACCTCTACCAACCAGAGCATGAATCACTCCTCTTCGGGCCACATGATGGGTTCGAGCTCCAGCAGTTCCGCGTCCGGTGCCTCTTCGAGCACCGCCGACTTCAATATGGACGATGTCATGTTCACTCAGATGATGATTCCGCACCATCAGCAGGCCGTGGAAATGAGCGAGATCGTCCTTGCCAAGAGCGGTTTGAGCGATGAGATGACCACTTTGCTGAACAACATCAAGAACGCTCAAGGCCCAGAGATCGAAAAGATGGAGGGGTGGCTCGAGGACTGGGGCCAGCCGTCCATGATGTCTAGCCAGAGCGGCCACAACATGAACATGGACGGAATGGTGTCGGACGCCGGCATTCAGGAGCTCAAGGACGCGAACACGCAGGATGCTTCGAAGCTCCTCTTGGAGCAGATGATCGGTCACCATGAGGGCGCTATTGAGATGGCTGAGGATGAGGTTTCCGGTGGCCAGAACAAGGACGTCATTGCGTTAGCGCAGGACATCATCACCAGTCAGAAGGCTGAAATCACGCAGATGAAG
- a CDS encoding metallopeptidase family protein yields the protein MPFPMSDDEFQECVERALARMPRSVMKKLENVAIFIEDRYSPEIHEYDDAGSPQDGGLVLGLYEGTPLTERTWDSDAGALPDRIFLYQGSILEICESVEQVEREVAITIVHEIAHHFGIDDDLLHELGWG from the coding sequence ATGCCGTTCCCCATGAGTGATGACGAGTTCCAGGAATGCGTTGAGCGAGCCCTCGCCCGCATGCCGCGGTCCGTGATGAAGAAATTGGAAAACGTTGCCATATTCATTGAGGATCGCTACTCTCCCGAGATTCATGAGTACGACGACGCTGGCTCGCCTCAGGATGGCGGGCTCGTTTTGGGCTTATATGAGGGAACGCCGCTGACGGAGAGGACGTGGGACTCCGATGCTGGAGCGTTACCCGATCGCATCTTTTTGTACCAAGGGTCGATCCTAGAAATCTGTGAATCCGTCGAACAGGTGGAGCGCGAAGTTGCCATCACGATCGTTCACGAAATTGCCCATCATTTCGGGATTGACGACGATCTTTTGCACGAGCTGGGATGGGGATAA
- a CDS encoding C40 family peptidase — translation MRAHQTFSTLACSLLLGSTVLAGAAAPAAQAADATFASSTASSTVASSGTNSSSNAASIKVATADALPANVSSQSAAERETLASTLDAVIDSNSKALQQLEAVTLEGMNAEVSDAATAQKASEAYDAKSAEITKANKDAYAKLAEVNGTTAATEQKRSEARLSAAADAELALATTEAPVAPDTAISPLADPFGTDTTVAGAQGASAASLGSTATISTAVSAALTKSYAKSWATTVARNNYYLYRYGYVGPRYFDCSGFTKTAMSKSQISIPRTSSMQYAGSRTKVSLSNLRIGDLIFWTSNGGSSFYHVAMYIGSGNIVHARNPTTGISVTKMNYAGMTNIYRYGVRY, via the coding sequence ATGCGGGCCCATCAGACCTTTAGCACCCTCGCTTGCTCCCTTCTATTGGGAAGCACCGTCCTTGCCGGCGCAGCTGCTCCGGCCGCTCAAGCCGCCGATGCAACCTTCGCATCATCGACTGCCAGCTCTACGGTTGCTTCTTCGGGAACAAACTCCTCTTCTAACGCCGCCTCTATCAAGGTCGCGACCGCCGATGCACTTCCGGCAAACGTTTCAAGCCAGTCCGCCGCTGAGCGCGAGACCTTGGCTTCCACTCTTGATGCTGTTATCGATTCCAACAGCAAAGCACTCCAGCAGCTTGAAGCCGTCACGCTGGAAGGCATGAACGCTGAAGTCAGCGACGCAGCAACCGCACAGAAGGCCTCCGAGGCCTACGACGCGAAGTCCGCTGAAATCACCAAGGCCAACAAGGATGCTTACGCCAAGCTTGCCGAAGTAAACGGCACCACGGCAGCCACCGAGCAGAAGCGCTCGGAAGCACGCCTCTCAGCTGCGGCAGACGCCGAGCTAGCTCTTGCCACGACGGAAGCACCAGTTGCTCCGGACACCGCAATTTCACCACTTGCTGACCCGTTCGGCACGGACACCACCGTTGCTGGCGCTCAGGGCGCTTCGGCCGCTTCTTTGGGTAGCACGGCCACCATCAGCACCGCCGTTTCGGCCGCGTTGACGAAGTCCTACGCTAAGAGCTGGGCCACCACGGTTGCTCGCAACAACTACTACTTGTACCGCTACGGCTACGTTGGCCCACGCTACTTCGACTGCTCCGGCTTCACGAAGACCGCGATGTCCAAGTCTCAGATCTCGATCCCACGTACTTCTTCCATGCAGTACGCCGGATCCCGCACCAAGGTTTCCTTGAGCAACCTGCGCATCGGCGATCTGATCTTCTGGACCTCTAACGGCGGTAGCAGCTTCTACCACGTGGCCATGTACATCGGCAGCGGAAACATCGTGCACGCACGTAACCCAACTACGGGAATCTCCGTCACCAAGATGAACTACGCCGGCATGACGAACATCTACCGTTACGGTGTGCGTTACTAA
- a CDS encoding universal stress protein, which translates to MNETPQAHDSDSGRVHGESAQAATANGVTVGVDGSEQSLNALDFAAQEAIDHKVPLNIVTAYSIPVFAASSMDAGYASMDDDAFRAGALETVQDAATHVRSFVEQGLEVRTFVESGDAAGVLLDFSEEADLMVVGRRGRGGFMGRLLGSVSAAIPAHSKCPTLVVPLTAKDRTEVRDVIVVGVDGSERARLAVLKAADRAIAEDVTLRVICAIPPLGGSLAWVPATIDQEAVFRDLRTQLDAGERWLKSYYPNLKFESDVVEGSPVEVLIDESRTAKLLVTGSRGRGGFAGMLLGSTSQGVLFHANGPVMVVPDGEDSRLEERKNFN; encoded by the coding sequence ATGAACGAGACACCACAGGCCCACGATTCCGACTCTGGACGCGTTCACGGTGAGTCCGCTCAGGCGGCCACAGCGAATGGCGTGACGGTTGGCGTGGACGGCTCCGAACAATCGTTGAACGCCCTCGACTTCGCGGCGCAAGAGGCCATTGATCACAAGGTGCCATTGAATATTGTCACCGCTTACAGCATCCCCGTTTTTGCCGCTTCCAGCATGGACGCTGGGTACGCGAGCATGGACGACGACGCCTTCCGTGCGGGCGCGCTTGAAACCGTTCAGGACGCTGCCACTCACGTGCGCAGTTTCGTTGAGCAGGGACTCGAGGTGCGCACTTTTGTAGAGTCCGGCGACGCCGCCGGCGTGCTCTTGGACTTTTCTGAAGAGGCCGACCTCATGGTGGTGGGCCGTCGCGGTCGCGGAGGATTTATGGGCCGACTCTTGGGTTCCGTCTCCGCGGCGATCCCAGCGCACTCCAAGTGCCCCACCCTGGTGGTGCCGTTGACGGCCAAGGACCGCACCGAGGTTCGAGACGTCATTGTGGTGGGTGTTGATGGGTCCGAGCGCGCTCGCCTCGCTGTCCTCAAGGCCGCCGACCGGGCTATTGCAGAAGACGTGACCTTGCGCGTGATCTGCGCGATTCCACCGCTCGGTGGATCTCTCGCGTGGGTTCCGGCAACTATCGATCAAGAGGCGGTGTTCCGCGACCTCCGGACGCAATTGGACGCAGGGGAGCGGTGGCTCAAGAGCTACTACCCGAATCTGAAGTTCGAATCTGATGTTGTTGAGGGTTCGCCGGTGGAAGTCCTCATTGATGAGTCGCGAACCGCGAAGCTGCTGGTGACGGGTTCGCGCGGTCGCGGCGGATTCGCCGGAATGCTGTTGGGTTCCACGAGCCAGGGCGTGCTGTTCCATGCAAACGGCCCGGTCATGGTGGTTCCGGACGGAGAAGATTCACGCCTCGAAGAGCGCAAGAACTTCAACTAA
- a CDS encoding NCS2 family permease, giving the protein MENRTAPAGTTPPSNTTLGAVDRYFKITERGSNYSREIRGGLATFFAMSYIVVLNPLILSGADGSGQVLGLGRVAAATALVAGIMTILMGAWGKHPFAMATALGVNAFCAITVATNPELSWQSMMGLVLLAGVTMFVLVLTGFRTAVFNAVPASLKTAIVVGIGMFISLIGFVNSGFVRRLPDAAGTTVPVGLGHGGELTGWPTLVFIVGLLATIALMVRKVKGAILIGIVIATVLANILEAVFKIGPSFNADGTPNPEGWSLVVPQLQGWSLPDLSLIGNVDVFGAFGQLGVTAAALLAFVILLSVFFDAMGTIVGLSNEAGTVDKDGNIPNVDRVLMVDALGAVAGGGSGISSNQVFVESGAGIGEGARTGLASIVTGVLFLLAMFLTPLINLVPFEAVAPALVTVGFLMISQVTRIDWNDVGIAIPAFLTFVMMPFTYSIANGIGAGFIAYVFIRAVQGRAKEVHPLMWVVAAAFVLFFGIGVIENALQV; this is encoded by the coding sequence ATGGAAAACCGCACCGCACCTGCTGGGACCACTCCCCCAAGCAACACCACGCTTGGGGCCGTGGATCGCTACTTCAAAATCACCGAACGAGGATCAAACTACAGCCGCGAGATCCGCGGCGGCCTGGCCACCTTCTTCGCCATGAGCTACATAGTGGTCCTAAACCCCCTGATCCTGTCTGGAGCAGACGGTTCTGGACAAGTACTCGGCCTCGGACGCGTCGCGGCCGCTACGGCCCTCGTAGCGGGCATCATGACCATCCTGATGGGCGCTTGGGGTAAGCACCCATTCGCAATGGCCACCGCCCTCGGCGTCAACGCTTTCTGTGCCATCACCGTGGCCACCAACCCCGAGCTCTCGTGGCAATCCATGATGGGCTTGGTCCTGCTCGCAGGCGTCACCATGTTCGTCTTGGTGCTCACCGGTTTCCGGACCGCCGTGTTCAACGCAGTCCCCGCATCGCTCAAGACCGCCATCGTGGTGGGTATCGGCATGTTCATTTCGCTGATCGGCTTCGTGAACTCGGGCTTCGTCCGCCGCCTCCCCGACGCCGCCGGCACCACCGTCCCCGTGGGCTTGGGCCACGGCGGCGAGCTGACCGGCTGGCCAACCCTCGTGTTCATCGTGGGCTTGCTCGCCACCATTGCTCTCATGGTCCGCAAGGTCAAGGGCGCCATCCTGATCGGCATCGTCATTGCCACGGTGCTCGCCAACATTCTCGAGGCCGTCTTCAAGATCGGCCCATCCTTCAATGCGGACGGCACCCCGAACCCCGAAGGCTGGTCCTTGGTGGTTCCCCAGCTCCAAGGCTGGTCGCTTCCTGATCTCTCCCTCATTGGCAACGTAGACGTCTTTGGCGCGTTTGGTCAGCTAGGAGTCACCGCGGCTGCACTGCTGGCGTTCGTGATCCTCTTGTCCGTCTTCTTCGACGCCATGGGCACCATTGTGGGCTTGTCCAACGAAGCCGGCACCGTTGATAAGGACGGAAACATCCCCAACGTTGACCGCGTCCTGATGGTGGATGCTCTGGGCGCCGTTGCAGGTGGCGGCTCCGGCATCTCCTCCAACCAGGTCTTCGTAGAGTCCGGCGCAGGCATTGGTGAAGGCGCCCGCACGGGCCTCGCATCGATCGTCACGGGTGTGCTGTTCTTGCTCGCGATGTTCCTAACGCCGCTCATCAACCTTGTTCCGTTCGAAGCCGTTGCCCCAGCGCTTGTCACGGTGGGCTTCTTGATGATTTCCCAAGTCACCCGGATCGATTGGAACGACGTCGGAATCGCCATTCCAGCGTTCTTGACCTTCGTGATGATGCCGTTCACGTACTCGATCGCCAACGGCATTGGCGCTGGCTTCATCGCGTACGTCTTCATCCGCGCCGTTCAGGGCCGTGCCAAGGAAGTTCACCCGCTCATGTGGGTTGTCGCCGCTGCGTTTGTGCTGTTCTTCGGCATCGGTGTGATCGAAAACGCGCTGCAGGTCTAG
- a CDS encoding RNA-binding S4 domain-containing protein, with the protein MSDRIDAWLWSIRVYKTRSAATAACRAGHVRLNGNPTKAAQTIVPGDTVRVRQSGWERTFEVLQVIQKRVGAEAAQRAYIDHTPERPRIAIPQVAARDRGAGRPTKKDRRELDRLRSSWAED; encoded by the coding sequence ATGAGTGACCGAATTGATGCGTGGTTGTGGTCGATCCGCGTCTATAAGACGCGATCGGCCGCCACCGCGGCATGCCGCGCGGGCCATGTCCGCCTCAACGGAAACCCCACGAAGGCCGCCCAGACTATTGTTCCGGGCGACACCGTTCGTGTCCGGCAATCCGGTTGGGAGCGCACCTTTGAAGTGCTTCAAGTGATTCAGAAACGAGTGGGTGCGGAGGCCGCGCAAAGGGCGTACATCGACCACACGCCCGAGCGGCCCCGCATCGCCATTCCCCAAGTTGCTGCTCGAGATCGCGGCGCCGGCCGGCCCACCAAGAAGGATCGTCGCGAGTTGGACCGCCTGAGAAGTTCTTGGGCTGAGGACTAG
- a CDS encoding DUF1345 domain-containing protein has product MASEQKLPFAEQVLPRAIISLVLAVVAATLAHALVTRSVWIFTVVLGWSVFSLVFAGWTWRVISGLDAEETRRHAVAEDPARGLMDTILLVASLGSIAGVAALLVGSASGGTSEVIPWEGLLGIASVAGSWILVHVMFVVRYADLYYSELLRAGIVDLSAANAEEVGGVSFNQKDFPSYRDFAYLSFTLGMTYQVSDTNISSSAIRHEAFRHGLVSYILGAVVLAVSVNLVVSLAQGAG; this is encoded by the coding sequence ATGGCTTCTGAACAGAAATTGCCGTTCGCGGAGCAAGTGTTGCCCCGCGCCATCATCTCTTTGGTGCTGGCCGTGGTGGCGGCAACGCTCGCGCACGCGCTCGTGACCCGGTCCGTCTGGATCTTCACCGTGGTGTTGGGATGGTCCGTGTTCTCGCTGGTGTTCGCGGGATGGACGTGGCGCGTGATCTCAGGCTTGGACGCCGAGGAAACGCGGCGCCACGCGGTCGCTGAAGACCCGGCCCGCGGCTTGATGGACACCATCTTGCTGGTGGCGAGCCTTGGATCCATCGCGGGGGTGGCCGCGTTGTTGGTTGGATCGGCCAGCGGAGGGACCTCAGAAGTTATTCCGTGGGAGGGGCTGCTGGGAATCGCGTCGGTGGCAGGGTCCTGGATCTTGGTGCACGTGATGTTCGTGGTCCGCTATGCGGATCTGTACTATTCGGAGCTCTTGCGGGCCGGAATTGTGGATCTTTCCGCCGCCAACGCCGAAGAGGTGGGCGGAGTGAGCTTCAATCAGAAGGATTTTCCGAGCTATCGGGACTTCGCGTACTTGTCCTTCACGCTGGGCATGACGTACCAGGTGTCGGACACCAACATTTCATCCTCCGCCATTCGGCATGAAGCGTTTCGGCACGGCCTGGTCTCCTACATCCTCGGAGCGGTGGTGCTGGCGGTGTCCGTCAACCTCGTGGTTTCGCTCGCGCAGGGCGCGGGCTAG
- a CDS encoding MFS transporter, which produces MSAPSSAPSQQTGLKRIVSASMAGTVVEWYDFFLYASAAALVFGTQFFPQTGNALDGVIAAFVTYAVGFVARPLGGIIFGHIGDRLGRKFTLQLTIVMIGVATVLMGCLPTINQIGYWAPALLVFLRFVQGMALGGEWGGAVLLVAEHSPNESRGFWASWPQAAVPLGNLLATVVLFVMRSVLDNAAFLAWGWRVAFWLSAVVVVVGYIIRKHVQDAPIFEEAKAEVEQTKAISYGVGEVIKKYPRGILTAMGLRFAENILYYIVVSFSIVYLGSLKVDTAAILGLLAIAHVFHFIFVPIVGYFSDKVGRRPLYIAGAILGGTWGFFAFPMFNTKDNFIIVLAIIIGLAFHALMYAGQPSIMAEMFPTRMRYSGVSLGYQVTSIVAGSLAPIIATTILKETGGYMGVNIYLLIASVVTLIAALSLRETKGASLHEIDAEERASRERAVPTV; this is translated from the coding sequence ATGAGCGCACCTTCTAGCGCCCCCAGCCAGCAGACGGGCCTCAAGCGCATTGTCAGCGCCTCGATGGCCGGCACCGTCGTTGAATGGTATGACTTCTTTCTCTACGCCTCTGCCGCAGCCTTGGTCTTCGGCACCCAATTCTTCCCCCAAACCGGAAACGCCCTCGACGGAGTCATCGCTGCCTTCGTTACCTACGCGGTGGGCTTCGTCGCCCGTCCGCTCGGCGGCATCATCTTCGGGCACATCGGCGACCGGCTCGGCCGCAAGTTCACGCTCCAGCTGACCATCGTGATGATCGGCGTCGCGACGGTCCTCATGGGCTGCTTGCCGACCATCAACCAGATCGGCTACTGGGCGCCAGCGCTCTTGGTCTTCCTCCGCTTCGTCCAGGGCATGGCGCTTGGCGGCGAATGGGGTGGCGCAGTCCTGCTCGTAGCAGAGCACTCACCGAACGAAAGCCGCGGATTCTGGGCATCGTGGCCGCAGGCCGCCGTTCCGCTCGGCAACTTGCTCGCCACCGTGGTCCTCTTCGTCATGCGCAGCGTGCTGGATAACGCAGCCTTCCTCGCCTGGGGCTGGCGCGTAGCGTTCTGGCTCTCCGCTGTAGTGGTGGTCGTGGGTTATATCATTCGTAAGCACGTTCAAGACGCCCCGATCTTCGAAGAAGCCAAGGCCGAAGTAGAACAGACTAAGGCCATCTCCTACGGCGTTGGCGAAGTTATCAAGAAGTACCCGCGCGGCATCCTTACCGCCATGGGCCTTCGCTTCGCGGAGAACATCCTCTACTACATTGTGGTGTCCTTCTCGATCGTCTACCTCGGCTCCCTGAAGGTGGATACGGCCGCGATCCTGGGCTTGCTAGCGATCGCGCACGTCTTCCACTTCATCTTCGTACCGATCGTCGGCTACTTCTCTGACAAGGTGGGCCGTCGCCCGCTCTACATCGCCGGCGCCATTTTGGGCGGCACGTGGGGCTTCTTCGCCTTCCCGATGTTCAACACCAAGGACAACTTCATCATTGTCCTGGCGATCATCATTGGACTGGCCTTCCACGCGCTCATGTATGCAGGTCAGCCGTCCATCATGGCGGAAATGTTCCCCACGCGCATGCGTTACTCGGGCGTCTCGTTGGGCTACCAAGTCACCTCGATCGTGGCGGGCTCCCTCGCGCCGATCATCGCCACCACCATCCTCAAGGAGACCGGCGGCTACATGGGTGTGAACATTTACCTGTTGATCGCCAGCGTTGTCACGCTCATCGCAGCGCTCAGCCTGCGCGAAACCAAGGGCGCTTCCCTCCACGAGATCGACGCCGAAGAGCGCGCATCTCGCGAACGCGCGGTACCTACGGTCTAG
- a CDS encoding LysR family transcriptional regulator: protein MSDLSPRETGGGSPRDDSFDGGSALPGALPSALPSAIPSAQDLLILRAVAKTGYFSEAAKELDLNHTTISRRIDALEKILGSHVLVRTSGGWQLTDLGRRAVAAGDRVAEAVATLTSESHADRGISGVVRLSATDGISAYVIAPAVAELRKANPDLNVEIVATTRRASQIRTGLDLEIVVGEPQVQRAEVIELGEYELGLFASRGWLEQNEAPRQLEDVLRSPLVYFIDSMLQVDDLDTPRKILPGMRDSVTSTNVFVHVYATRAGAGIGFLPTFMATEHPDLVRLLPEVQQRLTYWLVVRPENLQQPAVAAVVNAIRESVKQAQPFLRGEGPNPFLTPR from the coding sequence GTGAGCGATTTGTCCCCTCGGGAGACCGGAGGCGGCTCCCCTCGAGACGATTCCTTCGACGGCGGCAGTGCTCTTCCGGGTGCTCTTCCCAGTGCTCTTCCCAGCGCTATTCCCAGTGCTCAAGACCTTCTCATCCTGCGTGCCGTTGCGAAGACTGGATACTTTTCCGAAGCCGCCAAAGAGCTGGATCTGAACCACACCACCATTTCCCGTCGCATCGATGCTCTCGAGAAGATTCTGGGGTCTCACGTGCTGGTGCGCACCTCAGGTGGCTGGCAGCTCACGGATTTGGGGCGTCGAGCCGTTGCCGCTGGCGACCGGGTAGCCGAAGCCGTGGCGACCCTCACGAGCGAATCCCACGCCGATCGCGGCATCTCCGGAGTGGTGCGCCTATCCGCAACCGACGGCATTAGCGCCTATGTCATCGCCCCGGCGGTTGCCGAGCTGCGGAAGGCGAATCCTGATCTGAACGTGGAGATCGTGGCCACCACGCGACGTGCCTCCCAGATTCGCACGGGATTGGATCTCGAGATCGTCGTGGGCGAACCGCAAGTGCAGCGGGCCGAGGTCATTGAACTCGGCGAGTACGAACTTGGCCTCTTTGCCTCCCGCGGGTGGCTTGAACAGAACGAGGCCCCCAGACAGCTTGAGGATGTGCTGCGCTCCCCGCTCGTGTACTTCATCGATTCCATGCTGCAGGTCGATGACCTTGATACGCCCCGCAAGATCCTCCCGGGCATGCGCGATTCCGTGACCTCCACCAACGTGTTTGTCCACGTCTATGCCACTCGAGCCGGAGCAGGAATTGGCTTCCTGCCCACGTTCATGGCGACCGAGCATCCGGACCTGGTCCGGCTCCTGCCGGAAGTACAGCAAAGACTCACCTATTGGCTAGTGGTGCGGCCCGAGAATCTGCAACAGCCCGCGGTCGCCGCGGTGGTGAACGCTATTCGGGAGTCAGTGAAACAAGCGCAACCGTTTCTGCGCGGCGAAGGTCCTAATCCGTTCCTAACTCCACGGTGA
- a CDS encoding thiamine-binding protein translates to MIVAFSVAPSTSDADGSVHDAVAAAVRVVRDSGLPNRTSSMFTEIEGEWDEVMDVVKRATEAVGRYSGRVSLVLKADIRPGHTGELDGKIERLEKALGEQL, encoded by the coding sequence ATGATTGTTGCTTTCTCAGTTGCCCCCAGTACCTCTGATGCGGACGGTTCAGTGCACGACGCCGTCGCTGCCGCGGTTCGCGTTGTCCGCGATTCCGGGTTGCCGAACCGCACTTCGTCCATGTTCACCGAGATCGAAGGGGAATGGGATGAGGTGATGGATGTGGTCAAGCGTGCGACCGAAGCCGTGGGCCGTTACTCGGGAAGAGTGTCATTGGTGCTCAAGGCTGATATCCGTCCGGGCCACACCGGCGAGCTCGATGGAAAGATCGAGCGACTCGAGAAGGCGCTCGGCGAGCAGCTTTGA
- a CDS encoding amino acid permease has protein sequence MTTPTSEDHLQRRLKLRHIRFIALGTAIGTGLFYGSSETIQAAGPAVLISYIIAGFAVWIVMRALGEMAVRHPVAGSFANYADRFIGPYWGFITGWTFTFEMMVVAVADMTAVGKYMGFWYPDTPGWIWMVAALLIIAALNLLRVSVFGELEFWFTSIKITAIVAMIIGGLYLIVFGINIGGHQTGVENLVAHDGFAPFGVWGIIMSLGIVVFSFGGMETLGMTAGEADDPERAIPKAVNTVPVRILVFYVLSIGVMLCLIPWNQIGVDGSPFVQVFGQLGLPAAEHVMNGVVLTAALSAMNAIFYAGTRTMYGLAEQGQAPKSFLHTTRDGIPLVPVFIIVAVIALGLVAYFIIPDALFLVVASIATFATVTTWIMILISHHRMRRELQAAGAASTSFQLPGWPYLNYIAIAFMVGVMVILAFSAAGRTALIVGLSWMALLTLAYFFWLPKSARQRVELEPLEWQDEKKTLDRQDSRPE, from the coding sequence ATGACCACCCCAACTTCTGAGGATCACCTCCAACGGCGCCTCAAGCTCCGGCACATTCGATTCATTGCGCTGGGCACCGCCATTGGAACCGGACTCTTTTACGGTTCTTCTGAGACCATTCAGGCCGCTGGTCCAGCGGTGCTGATCTCTTACATCATCGCCGGATTCGCCGTCTGGATTGTCATGCGCGCGCTCGGTGAGATGGCTGTTCGACACCCGGTTGCCGGTTCCTTCGCGAACTACGCAGACCGTTTCATTGGACCGTACTGGGGATTCATCACGGGCTGGACGTTTACGTTCGAGATGATGGTGGTGGCCGTCGCGGATATGACCGCGGTGGGCAAGTACATGGGCTTCTGGTACCCGGATACTCCGGGCTGGATCTGGATGGTTGCAGCGTTGCTGATCATCGCAGCCCTCAACCTGTTGCGCGTGAGCGTCTTCGGCGAACTCGAGTTCTGGTTCACTTCCATCAAGATCACTGCCATCGTTGCCATGATTATTGGTGGCCTGTACCTGATTGTCTTCGGTATCAACATTGGTGGTCACCAGACCGGCGTTGAGAACCTTGTGGCCCACGATGGTTTCGCACCGTTCGGCGTCTGGGGCATCATCATGAGCCTTGGCATTGTGGTGTTCTCCTTCGGCGGCATGGAAACCCTCGGCATGACCGCGGGCGAGGCCGACGATCCCGAGCGCGCCATCCCGAAGGCTGTTAACACCGTGCCCGTCCGCATTCTGGTGTTCTATGTTCTGTCGATCGGCGTCATGTTGTGCCTGATTCCTTGGAACCAGATTGGCGTTGACGGTTCGCCGTTCGTTCAGGTCTTCGGACAGCTGGGGTTGCCCGCCGCCGAGCACGTCATGAACGGCGTGGTTCTAACCGCCGCGCTGTCCGCGATGAACGCCATTTTCTACGCCGGAACGCGCACCATGTACGGTCTTGCCGAGCAGGGCCAGGCACCTAAGTCCTTCTTACACACCACTCGCGACGGCATTCCGTTGGTTCCGGTCTTCATCATCGTCGCTGTCATCGCCTTGGGCCTGGTCGCCTACTTCATCATCCCGGACGCGTTGTTCTTGGTGGTGGCCTCGATCGCCACCTTCGCCACCGTGACCACGTGGATCATGATCCTGATTTCTCACCACCGCATGCGTCGAGAACTTCAGGCTGCCGGTGCCGCCAGCACGTCTTTCCAGCTCCCAGGATGGCCTTACCTCAACTACATCGCGATCGCCTTCATGGTGGGCGTCATGGTGATCCTTGCGTTCTCCGCAGCGGGTCGCACGGCCCTCATTGTGGGCTTGTCGTGGATGGCTCTGCTGACGTTGGCGTACTTCTTCTGGCTTCCGAAATCCGCACGTCAACGAGTCGAGTTGGAGCCGCTGGAGTGGCAGGATGAAAAGAAGACGCTGGACCGTCAGGACTCGCGTCCCGAGTAA